The proteins below come from a single Ostrinia nubilalis chromosome Z, ilOstNubi1.1, whole genome shotgun sequence genomic window:
- the LOC135086844 gene encoding ankyrin repeat domain-containing protein 11 isoform X4 — translation MGKSANSLQDEYFRARWYARRMSTSRSRDSSRIQVLAPMSERQQLALVMQISSREAQPAAPVPPSPPPVKKRSKHHRSERSGSSHHSSRSHGHSKKHGHHGRSHGDSARSSHSSRSRDDSGKKGGNASSHSDSSSKRSNMDGLAQGEHFDSKENSSQDKSSADSRDGKNSGGAQLSSGVVSSTQDESSGSSKKTYGDESQEAEAAEDEVSKRKKRKENDDKEPMAKPAPVARGGPGRVLTGSKPPGPASKTGVSQLGKGSSSQSSSKGSSSSKGLQSQGKGGGKGKSSGSKSSGQSSKQDRKSPVASPKPHGKDNTDDGDEPKSETAAPKVPPLKIVIPGGASNSGNRNEQEGDGGSGQRGGGKGRGSVSTLPYVIPCTSADAGQTSDSSDGICEEKRSGEGGKAGQRVLRSHRTNDGDKDKERASPHTGSDGRGGQSHSALNSNKSPTPSGSGQDADHSTGGGRSESNTSVELHPRKRKIKASKDSHSRDNSKNDASESSSASHNITHSNPYQMYLHIRKQIDKRQKGLFPVKPKPPKDFNKYLMNRCTYTLQSNVNPEPQIEIPINLPSQMVNEFTTQEKERTRLRIQHLVEKEKLVLAVEQEILRVHGRAERAVANQALPFSVCTMLRDNEVYNVLAPEQEEKRNAQRSRCNGRQINSWLQEVDDKWEKIKVGMLRRQHTEAETLHAVQMMGWEWKLKELGICDYKTTPKIDPTHVPQIHVSNFDLPA, via the exons ATGGGGAAATCTGCCAATTCTTTACAGGATGAATACTTCAGA GCTCGTTGGTATGCCCGGAGGATGTCGACGTCTCGTTCGCGGGACTCATCCCGTATCCAAGTCCTAGCTCCTATGTCCGAGAGACAACAGCTAGCACTCGTGATGCAGATATCATCCCGAGAAGCCCAACCAG CCGCTCCAGTCCCGCCCAGCCCCCCTCCAGTGAAGAAACGTTCCAAACATCATCGTAGTGAGCGGTCTGGGTCATCACATCACTCATCAAGAAGTCATGGTCACAGTAAGAAACACGGACATCATGGGCGCTCTCATGGAG ATAGCGCGAGATCATCACATTCAAGTCGATCAAGGGATGACAGTGGCAAGAAAGGTGGCAATGCAAGTTCACACAGTGACAGCTCAAGCAAACGCAGCAACATGGACGGCCTAGCCCAGGGCGAACACTTCGATAGTAAGGAGAATTCTTCACAGGACAAGAGTAGTGCTGACAGTAGAGATGGTAAAAATTCGG GAGGAGCCCAACTTAGTAGTGGAGTTGTGTCCTCTACTCAAGATGAGTCCAGTGGGTCTTCTAAGAAAACGTACGGCGACGAGAGTCAAGAGGCGGAAGCAGCGGAAGATGAGGTCTCCAAGAGGAAGAAGAGGAAAGAAAACGACGACAAGGAACCCATGGCAAAGCCGGCTCCGGTAGCTCGAGGCGGCCCTGGACG GGTTCTCACCGGCTCCAAACCACCGGGCCCGGCGAGCAAAACCGGCGTGTCACAGCTAGGCAAGGGCAGCTCTTCGCAAAGCTCGAGCAAGGGCAGCTCCAGCTCCAAAGGTCTGCAATCCCAGGGCAAAGGCGGCGGCAAG GGTAAATCCTCTGGGTCGAAGAGCTCGGGACAGTCGAGCAAGCAAGACAGGAAGAGCCCCGTGGCGAGCCCGAAGCCGCACGGGAAAGACAACACGGACGACGGGGACGAGCCGAAGAGCGAGACCGCCGCGCCCAAGGTGCCGCCGCTCAAGATCGTCATCCCGGGAGGGGCCAGTAACTCAGGAAACAGGAATGAGCAAGAAGGTGATG GGGGTTCCggccagcgcggcggcggcaAGGGGCGCGGGAGCGTGTCCACCCTGCCCTACGTCATCCCTTGCACCAGCGCCGACGCCGGCCAGACCTCCGACAGCTCCGATGGAATCTGCGAGGAAAAGCGCTCGGGCGAAGGCGGAAAG gCTGGACAAAGGGTACTGCGTTCGCATAGGACAAACGATGGTGATAAGGACAAGGAGAGAGCGTCCCCGCACACGGGCTCTGACGGCCGGGGGGGACAGAGTCACTCGGCTTTGAATTCCAATAAAAGTCCCACACCATCCGGCTCT GGGCAGGATGCAGACCACTCGACGGGCGGCGGGAGATCTGAGTCAA ATACATCGGTAGAACTACACCCGAGGAAGAGGAAGATCAAAGCCTCTAAGGACAGCCACTCGCGGGACAATTCGAAGAACGACGCGTCCGAGAGCAGCTCTGCTAGTCACAACATAACCCATTCGAACCCTTATCAAATGTATCTGCATATTCGTAAACAG ATTGATAAGCGTCAAAAGGGGTTATTCCCTGTGAAGCCGAAGCCGCCAAAGGATTTCAACAAATACCTGATGAATCGCTGCACTTACACGCTCCAAAGCAATGTGAATCCTGAGCCTCAGATCGAGATACCAATCAACCTCCCATCTCAGATGGTCAACGAATTTACGACCCAGGAAAAAGAAAG AACTCGACTGCGTATACAACACCTGGTGGAGAAAGAAAAACTTGTGCTGGCTGTCGAACAAGAGATTCTGAGGGTGCACGGGCGCGCCGAGCGTGCCGTTGCGAATCAA GCTCTTCCTTTCTCCGTGTGCACAATGCTGCGTGACAACGAGGTGTACAACGTGTTGGCCCCCGAGCAGGAGGAGAAACGGAACGCGCAACGATCCCGCTGCAACGGCAGACAGATCAACTCCTGGCTGCAGGAAGTCGACGACAAGTGGGAAAAGATTAAA GTCGGCATGCTTCGACGCCAGCACACGGAAGCAGAGACTCTGCACGCAGTCCAGATGATGGGATGGGAGTGGAAGCTCAAGGAACTGGGCATATGCGACTACAAGACAACGCCCAAGATAGACCCGACGCATGTGCCTCAAATTCATGTGTCGAATTTTGATTTGCCCGCTTGA
- the LOC135086844 gene encoding ankyrin repeat domain-containing protein 11 isoform X5, with protein sequence MSTSRSRDSSRIQVLAPMSERQQLALVMQISSREAQPAAPVPPSPPPVKKRSKHHRSERSGSSHHSSRSHGHSKKHGHHGRSHGDSARSSHSSRSRDDSGKKGGNASSHSDSSSKRSNMDGLAQGEHFDSKENSSQDKSSADSRDGKNSGGAQLSSGVVSSTQDESSGSSKKTYGDESQEAEAAEDEVSKRKKRKENDDKEPMAKPAPVARGGPGRVLTGSKPPGPASKTGVSQLGKGSSSQSSSKGSSSSKGLQSQGKGGGKVSTQGTHQGKSSGSKSSGQSSKQDRKSPVASPKPHGKDNTDDGDEPKSETAAPKVPPLKIVIPGGASNSGNRNEQEGDGGSGQRGGGKGRGSVSTLPYVIPCTSADAGQTSDSSDGICEEKRSGEGGKAGQRVLRSHRTNDGDKDKERASPHTGSDGRGGQSHSALNSNKSPTPSGSGQDADHSTGGGRSESNTSVELHPRKRKIKASKDSHSRDNSKNDASESSSASHNITHSNPYQMYLHIRKQIDKRQKGLFPVKPKPPKDFNKYLMNRCTYTLQSNVNPEPQIEIPINLPSQMVNEFTTQEKERTRLRIQHLVEKEKLVLAVEQEILRVHGRAERAVANQALPFSVCTMLRDNEVYNVLAPEQEEKRNAQRSRCNGRQINSWLQEVDDKWEKIKVGMLRRQHTEAETLHAVQMMGWEWKLKELGICDYKTTPKIDPTHVPQIHVSNFDLPA encoded by the exons ATGTCGACGTCTCGTTCGCGGGACTCATCCCGTATCCAAGTCCTAGCTCCTATGTCCGAGAGACAACAGCTAGCACTCGTGATGCAGATATCATCCCGAGAAGCCCAACCAG CCGCTCCAGTCCCGCCCAGCCCCCCTCCAGTGAAGAAACGTTCCAAACATCATCGTAGTGAGCGGTCTGGGTCATCACATCACTCATCAAGAAGTCATGGTCACAGTAAGAAACACGGACATCATGGGCGCTCTCATGGAG ATAGCGCGAGATCATCACATTCAAGTCGATCAAGGGATGACAGTGGCAAGAAAGGTGGCAATGCAAGTTCACACAGTGACAGCTCAAGCAAACGCAGCAACATGGACGGCCTAGCCCAGGGCGAACACTTCGATAGTAAGGAGAATTCTTCACAGGACAAGAGTAGTGCTGACAGTAGAGATGGTAAAAATTCGG GAGGAGCCCAACTTAGTAGTGGAGTTGTGTCCTCTACTCAAGATGAGTCCAGTGGGTCTTCTAAGAAAACGTACGGCGACGAGAGTCAAGAGGCGGAAGCAGCGGAAGATGAGGTCTCCAAGAGGAAGAAGAGGAAAGAAAACGACGACAAGGAACCCATGGCAAAGCCGGCTCCGGTAGCTCGAGGCGGCCCTGGACG GGTTCTCACCGGCTCCAAACCACCGGGCCCGGCGAGCAAAACCGGCGTGTCACAGCTAGGCAAGGGCAGCTCTTCGCAAAGCTCGAGCAAGGGCAGCTCCAGCTCCAAAGGTCTGCAATCCCAGGGCAAAGGCGGCGGCAAGGTCAGCACACAGGGCACTCATCAG GGTAAATCCTCTGGGTCGAAGAGCTCGGGACAGTCGAGCAAGCAAGACAGGAAGAGCCCCGTGGCGAGCCCGAAGCCGCACGGGAAAGACAACACGGACGACGGGGACGAGCCGAAGAGCGAGACCGCCGCGCCCAAGGTGCCGCCGCTCAAGATCGTCATCCCGGGAGGGGCCAGTAACTCAGGAAACAGGAATGAGCAAGAAGGTGATG GGGGTTCCggccagcgcggcggcggcaAGGGGCGCGGGAGCGTGTCCACCCTGCCCTACGTCATCCCTTGCACCAGCGCCGACGCCGGCCAGACCTCCGACAGCTCCGATGGAATCTGCGAGGAAAAGCGCTCGGGCGAAGGCGGAAAG gCTGGACAAAGGGTACTGCGTTCGCATAGGACAAACGATGGTGATAAGGACAAGGAGAGAGCGTCCCCGCACACGGGCTCTGACGGCCGGGGGGGACAGAGTCACTCGGCTTTGAATTCCAATAAAAGTCCCACACCATCCGGCTCT GGGCAGGATGCAGACCACTCGACGGGCGGCGGGAGATCTGAGTCAA ATACATCGGTAGAACTACACCCGAGGAAGAGGAAGATCAAAGCCTCTAAGGACAGCCACTCGCGGGACAATTCGAAGAACGACGCGTCCGAGAGCAGCTCTGCTAGTCACAACATAACCCATTCGAACCCTTATCAAATGTATCTGCATATTCGTAAACAG ATTGATAAGCGTCAAAAGGGGTTATTCCCTGTGAAGCCGAAGCCGCCAAAGGATTTCAACAAATACCTGATGAATCGCTGCACTTACACGCTCCAAAGCAATGTGAATCCTGAGCCTCAGATCGAGATACCAATCAACCTCCCATCTCAGATGGTCAACGAATTTACGACCCAGGAAAAAGAAAG AACTCGACTGCGTATACAACACCTGGTGGAGAAAGAAAAACTTGTGCTGGCTGTCGAACAAGAGATTCTGAGGGTGCACGGGCGCGCCGAGCGTGCCGTTGCGAATCAA GCTCTTCCTTTCTCCGTGTGCACAATGCTGCGTGACAACGAGGTGTACAACGTGTTGGCCCCCGAGCAGGAGGAGAAACGGAACGCGCAACGATCCCGCTGCAACGGCAGACAGATCAACTCCTGGCTGCAGGAAGTCGACGACAAGTGGGAAAAGATTAAA GTCGGCATGCTTCGACGCCAGCACACGGAAGCAGAGACTCTGCACGCAGTCCAGATGATGGGATGGGAGTGGAAGCTCAAGGAACTGGGCATATGCGACTACAAGACAACGCCCAAGATAGACCCGACGCATGTGCCTCAAATTCATGTGTCGAATTTTGATTTGCCCGCTTGA